ataataaattgtgatactgcaattttctaattttcaaGCGATTTGTAAGTACATTCAATTCTTCATATCCATTACCTGATTTTGAATGTTATAACAATGGTGTAAGTTAATTTCTAATGGAAGTAttccaaacaaaaaatatcggaTAAAATAGACCTTATTATTTACGAGATAAGGTTCAATTTAAAGTCCAAGTTGGTTGGGCTCGACGCTCAAGAAGATAGGGCGGCGGTTGACTCCACATGAGCAATAACACCTTCCATCCTTCGTCCCGTCGTTGATAAATAGTGTATTCAGGTTCATGTCAGTTTCAATACCTGAAAATTGGTGTAAAGTGTTTATACCACTAAAAGTTGTGGCTAGATTTGATCTTCGCTTAAATTaggttccctatttttatgtatacaattttatgttataatataacttggcatacttttacttatcataataatagttacgcactatattaatttgcacaatatttttacgcattcctaccataagcataacaatttttaagcataatattctaaagcatattgaTGGCTTATGCCGCCGCCGCactactgctacactatagctttatacgaatcaaaattatggtaaaatacattggtctaaactataattatgcttattgaaaaaatatgccaaaaaacaaatgttaaaacattattatgtcaaaaaaatatatcgcatcgttatgctaaattaaattaggataaattTCTAGGGCGGGTAGCACGCGGCCCAAGTTGGTGTTTTGGTGATACAGAAACATTAAGAATGTGGAAAAATACCTCTAGGTTTGTTCAGATCGTAACGGCCTCGTCTGTCGATGACGTCTGTTGAGCTGGACTGAGCATTGCTTTGGCTTTGTGAGGAAGAACCTGAGCTTGAGCCTGATTGCCCTGGTCCTGGGTAACCAGGTTGTTCTAAAACggaatttgtaaattatgtacGGGATCGAAATGTACCATTTGTTGACCAAAGCGTGCAGatttccgaaactaccaaacgtaattatttgataacaagtataaaaaacaaattaaaaagctcctggctttcaatattcatttcgctacaactatTGAActgctgaaccgatttttatgaaatatggttaagaacactcggggtaaaattatctatgatacTGAAAagtaaacgaaaatcggttcatccgtttgggagctacgatgccaccggcagacacacagacagacacgttaaacttataacacccctaaTTTGCgttgggggttaaaaatgaCTACATTTACCTACGAAGCCATGCCATGTATGAAGAATGGAACCCATAGGCTCAAACCGTCTGTGGATACACTATAACTTGATGAACCgcgtcaaaatattaatatacgtgttaataaatatcatcaaTTCTAAGTAAATATCGAtagaaaaacttattattttgctGGTAAAAAAACCTTCATCTATTACCTGGTTGTCCATATAGGTAGGTGTTGCTTTGGGCATCGCTTGAACTCTGCGACTGAGAAGACGAAGTGGCATATTCTGGACGAGTGTATATTGGTTGAATGGGCCTTCCTTGATTAGATGTCGAGTAACTTGAGGATTGGGAATCTGATCCGCTTGATGAAGACAACTGTTGACCAGACAATTGACTCGTTTGTGAGGAAGATAAGCTCTGGGCACCACTAGAGCCGGTTAAAGGTTGGATTGGGCCACCTGGCTGAATTGGGCCACCTGGTTGAATTGGGCCACCTGGTTGAATTGGGCCACCTGGTTGAATTGAGCCACCTGGTTGAATTGGGCCACCTGGTTGAATTGGGCCACCTGGTTGAATAGGGCCACCTGGTTGAATCGGGCCACCTGGTTGAATCGGGCCACCTGGTTGAATCGGGCCACCTGGTTGAATCAGGCCACCTGGTTGAATCGGGCCACCTGGTTGAATCAGGCCACCTGGTTGAATCGGGCCACCTGGTTGAATCGGGCCACCTGCTTGAATCGGGCCACCTGGTTGAATCGGGCCACCTGCTTGGATTGGGCCACTTGGACCTTCTGGTTGGACAATTGGACCTTCTTGTTGTACTATTATTGGGCGTCTTGGTTGATTAGATGACGAAGAGCTTGAAGATTGGGAGTTGGAACCACTTGATGATAATGATTGTTGGCCAGACGTCTGTGAATTGGATGAGCTCTGAGAACTACTTAAGGAATCGCTCGAACCAGTCACAGGTTGTATTGGGACACCAGGTTGAACAATTATTGGCCCACCTGGTTGATTGGAATTAGAAGAGCTGGAAGACTGGGAACTTATTCCGCTTGATGAAGAAGATTGTTGTTCGGAAGTCACACTTGAAGCCTGTGATGACGATGAGCTCTGGGATCCATTGGAAGACCAAGACACAGGTTGGATTGGGCCGCCAGGTTGAACGATTATTGGGCGTCCTGGTTGGTTAGGCAATAAAGAGCTTGAAGATTGGGAACTTGATCCGGAATTTGACGATGTCGATCCATTGTTGCCAGATAAGCCACTAGAGGATTGGCTTCCACTCGAGGATCCGCTTGATGATTGGCCTCCATTGGATAATCCGCTGGACGATTGGCCTCCATTGGATAATCCGCTGGACGATTGTCCTCCATTGGATAATCCGCTGGACGATTGGTTTCCACTGGAGGATCCGCTTGACGATTGGCTTCCACTAGAGGATCCGCTTGATGATTGGCTTCCACTAGAGGATCCGCTTGATGATTGGCCTCCATTGGATAGTCCGCTGGACGATTGGCTTCCATTGGAGGATCCGCTAGACGCTTGGCTTCCACTGAATGATCCGCTAGACACTTGGCTTCCACTGGAGGATCCGCTAGACGATTGGTTTCCACTGGAGGATCCGCTAGACGATTGGCTTCCACTGGAGGATCCGCTGGACGATTGGCTTCCACTGGAGGATCCGCTTGACGATTGGGTTCCACTAGAGGATCCGCTTGATGATTGGCCACCATTGGATAGTCCGCTGGACGATTGGCTTCCACTGGAGGATCCGCTAGACGCTTGGCTTCCACTGGATGATCCGCTAGACGATTGGCTTCCACTGGAGGATCCGCTAGACGATTGGCTTCCACTGGAGGATCCGTTAGACGATTGGCTTATACTAGAGGATCCGCTTGATGATTGGCCTCCATTGGATAGTCCGCTGGACGATTGGCTTCCACTGGAGGATCCGCTAGACGATTGGCTTCCACTGGAGGATCCGTTAGACGATTGGCTTATACTGGATAATCCGCTGGACGATTGGCTTCCACTGGAGGATCCGCTTGATGATTGGCTTCCACTAGAGGATCCGCTTGATGATTGGCTTCCACTGGAGGATCCGCTGGACGATTGGCTTCCACTGGAGGATCCGCTGGACGATTGGCTTCCACTGGAGGATCCGTTAGACGATTGGCTTCCACTGGAGGATCCGCTTGACGATTGGCTTCCACTAGAGGATCCGCTTGATGATTGGCCTCCATTGGATAGTCCACTGGACGATTGGCTTCCACTGGAGGATCCGCTAGACGATTGGCTTCCACTGGAGGATCCGTTAGACGATTGGCTTATACTGGATAATCCGCTAGACGATTGGCTTCCACTGGAGGATCCGCTTAACGATTGGCTTCCACTGGATGATCCGCTTGATGATTGGCCTCCATTGGATAGTCCGCTGGACAATTGGCTTCCACTGGATGATCCGCTGGACGATTGGCTTCCACTGGAGGATCCGTTAGACGATTGGCTTCCACTGGAAGATCCGCTAGATGATTGGCTTCCACTGGAAGATCCGTTAGACAATTGGCTTCCACTGGAGGATCCGCTAGACGATTGGCTTCCACTGGAGGATCCGTTAGACGATTGGCTTCCACTGGAAGATCCGCTAGACGATTGGCTTCCACTGGAGGATCCGTTAGATGATTGGCTTCCACTAGAGGATCCGCTAGACGATTGGCTTCCACTGGAGGATCCGCTTAACGATTGGCTTCCACTGGATGATCCGCTTGATGATTGGCCTCCATTGGATAGTCCGCTGGACGCTTGGCTTCCACTGGATGATCCGCTGGACGATTGGCTTCCACTGGAGGATCCGTTAGACGATTGGCTTCCACTGGAAGATCCGCTAGATGATTGGCTTCCACTGGATGATCCGTTAGACAATTGGCTTCCACTGGAGGATCCGCTAGACGATTGGCTTCCACTGGAGGATCCGCTAGACGCTTGGCTTCCACTGGATGATCCGCTGGACGATTGGCTTCCACTGGAGGATTCGTTAGATGATTGGCTTCCACTGGAAGATCCGCTAGATGATTGGCTTCCACTGGATGATCCGTTAGACAATTGGCTTCCACTGGAGGATCCGTTAGATGATTGGCTTTCACTGGAGGATCCGCTAGACCATTGGCTTCCACTGGAGGATTCGTTAGATGATTGGCTTCCACTGGAAGATCCGCTAGATGATTGGCTTCCACTGGATGATCCGTTAGACAATTGGCTTCCACTGGAGGATCCGCTAGACGATTGGCTTCCACTGGAGGATCCGTTAGACGATTGGCTTCCACTGGAAGATCCGCTAGACGATTGGCTTCCACTGGAGGATCCGTTAGATGATTGGCTTCCACTGGAGGATCCGCTAGACGATTGACTTCCACTGGATGATCCGCTGGACGATTGGCTTCCACTGGAGGATTCGTTAGATGATTGGCTTCCACTGGAAGATCCGCTAGATGATTGGCTTCCACTGGATGATCCGTTAGACAATTGGCTTCCACTGGAGGATCCGCTAGACGATTGGCTTCCACTGGAGGATCCGTTAGACGATTGGCTTCCACTGGAAGATCCACTAGACGATTGGCTTCCACTGGAGGATCCGTTAGATGATTGGCTTCCACTGGAGGATCCGCTAGACGATTGGCTTCCACTGGAGGATCCGTTAGACGATTGGCTTCCACTGGATGATCCGCTAGACGTTTGACTTCCACTGGATGATCCGCTAGACGTTTGGCTTCCACTGGAGGATCCGCTAGTCGATTGGCTTCCACTGGAGGATCCGCTTGACGATTGGCTTCCACTAGAGGATCCGCTTGATGATTGGCCTCCATTGGATAGTCCACTGGACGATTGGCTTCCACTGGAGGATCCGCTAGACGATTGGCTTCCACTGGAGGATCCGTTAGACGATTGGCTTATACTGGATAATCCGCTGGACGATTGGCTTCCACTGGAGGATCCGTTAGATGATTGGCTTCCACTGGAGGATCCGCTAGACGATTGGCTTCCACTGGAGGATCCGTTAGACGATTGGCTTCCACTGGATGATCCGCTAGACGCTTGACTTCCACTGGATGATCCGCTAGACGTTTGGCTTCCACTGGAGGATCCGCTAGTCGATTGGCTTCCACTGGAGGATCCGCTTGACGATTGGCTTCCACTAGAGGATCCGCTTGATAATTGGCCTCCATTGGATAGTCCACTGGACGATTGGCTTCCACTGGAGGATCCGCTAGATGATTGGCTTCCATTGGAGGATCCGCTAATCGATTGGCTTATACTGGATAATCCGCTGGACGATTGGCTTCCACTGGAGGATCCGCTTGACGATTGGCTTCCACTGGATGATCCGCTTGATGATTGGCCTCCATTGGATAGTCCGCTGGACGATTGGCTTTCACTGGAGGATCCGCTAGACGCTTGGCTTCCACTGGATGATCCGCTGGACGATTGGCTTCCACTGGAGGATCCATTAGACGATTGGCTTCCACTGGAAGATCCGCTAGATGCTTGGCTTCCACTGGATGATCCGTTAGACAATTGGCTTCCACTGGAGGATCCGCTAGATGATTGGCTTTCACTGGAGGATCCGATAGTCGATTGGCTTCCACTGGAGGATCCGCTAGATGATTGGCTTTCACTGGAGGATCCGCTAGATGATTGGCTTTCACTGGAGGATTCGCTAGACGATTGGCTTCCACTGGATGATCCGCTAGACGCTTGGCTTCCACTGGATGATCCACTAGACGATTGGCTTCCACTGGAGGATCCGCTAGACGATTGGCTACCACTGGATGATCCGCTAGATGCTTGGCTTTCACTGGAGGATTCGCTAGACGATTGGCTTCCACTGGATGATCCGTAGATACCTAAGCTCTTTTCTCTGTTTTCTTCGTAAATCCTATCAGCTTCTTCTCGGATTATCTGGCTCTGCGCATCACTTTCAAATGATTGATTTGAGCTAGACGAACTAATCTCGCTAGAGGACTGGCTGTTGGAAACACCTAAGCTCCTTTCTCTGTTTTCTTCGTAAATCCTATCACTGTTTTCTCTAATTATCTGGCTTTGGGCTTCACTTTCAAAAGATTGACTTGAGCTAGAGCTACTTTCGCTAGTTGACTCACTTTTGAAACCACGTAAACTCTTTCTTCtgttttcttcaaaaattctGTCATTCTCTTCTTGTATATTCTTGTTTTGCTCATCTTGTTCCCTTTGCTGCTGAGCTATTTGTTCGTTAATATTTTGGTTTATATTATAAGCATTTACTTGAGCATTTAGGTATGATTCCGAAGATCTGGAAGAACTCTCGAAACTACTGCTGGATCTGCTTCCACTGTTGGAGCTAGTTCTTGTGATGGTTTCCGTCTCTGTCGGTCCATTGTTGTAGTTGATATCTGAAATTACAATGTTCGTGCAAATTTTTGTGTGATTATCGCGAATATGacgaaaaaatttttgtattattagtcGAGAGACATTGTATCGGATCGATCAAGGCAAGACATtgtatcaatcaatcaaattattttttttaattaaaaggttAAGGTCGTtttatcgaaaaaaaaatcctcgatacatatacatatttcctttatacatattttgacggcctcgatggcgcagtggtaaagtgcttgcctctgcaccgtgaggttccgggttcgatccccggtcgggtcatgatggaacatgatatttttctggTTGGCCtcagtcttggatgtttatctatatatgtatttgttataaaatatagtatcgttgagttagtatcccataacacaagtctagaacttactttgaggctcaatctgtgattgtcctaaatatatttatttatatacaaggATTGAATAAATTAGGATCATCTTTTGTGTTTTTTCTTCCATTCGTTCGTACGGGCGTAATTTCAACGCACGTTAATAAAGCTTGTAATAGAATATTAGTACCACACACGGCAACGCTTTTGATTATGTTACTAGCGTTGttagtttcaaaatattgtcGTATTGCATCAAACCAGTCAGAAATGTGCACAATGGCAAAAGAATAGTCTCATCACAATATCCAAGAATATCTACATAATTGCAAAATAGTCAATCTCAAAACATATAACTCTAAATTTGATCAGtcaaaatttatcattaaaagtaaatgtattatttatataacaaagattttatacaataatattataacaaaaatgtaattaaatcgTCAAAACCCTCAGAAATGCGCAAACCTTAGCAGGTTTTGCAAGTAGTGGTTGGGTCGAAAGaggatttttaattgaaattgtgCGAATTTAGTTGAGATGAAACTAATGACATTTTTTGacatagaataatataaagcCTTAAGgcggaaaaataacttattgaaATCAATAATGTTGATAAAACTTACCTTCAGTTTCACCTGCCTTAGCTCCATGAGCCTGTCGATCAAAACGATATATGTTGATTTaacttgataaaatatagttataaaatcTGATTGCtgatataaaaactatttagtttatatacCCCAGGCGGCACCCCTAAAATAGGATCCCATTCGATGGAACAtccattttttaaacttgattATAGAAAAAGGACTAGAAGTCGTGATTCCGCTATCTACagcaatcaatatatatataaaaatcttccgttactgaatgactgactgacagacaactgGAAAGGAgctaggaagctgaaatttggcatgtaggtccCCTTGGGAGGAATATTAAAATCCAggaaagtaaaaatttaaagttatttgatTACTTGGTCAATGGAGATAACTAAATTGAATCCGTCTTGTGATTGTGTGTCCGTCCGATTGTCAACGTGTAAACTGACAATCGGGCTGACgattttagtgaaaaatatcACGAACAAGAAACTATTTGCAATTTCGACTAGCCGATAAATCTCTTCTTGAAAATTGCTTGAAGAAAAGTTGGTAAGAATACTGAATTGGCATAAAGGAACGTAAAAATTACAAAGCTACTAATTGTTTGCACATTAGAATacacaaaactaaataatcaTGGTACAATGCGATCTACTGCTTCAACAGAGAAAAGGCATACAACATACAGACAATAGACATACaagagaaaaaagaaacttactAAAGCGCAAACCACTACGGCAAAGACTATTGAGAGCTTCATGTTTGAGGGCCCAAGACAATATCTCTATGCCCGGCAAACGAGTACCTATGTTCCACGATATTATCCCGTTGGTTATATATCAAGCTATAGCAAACACTGAAAACACACAAATTTGTAATGCAGgtaattaattcatttgcATACCATCTACTGCGTCAATTCAACATCTGGACAAACACTTTCTGTATATTCAATGAGCGTTGTTAAAGTTGACACATTAATAggatattattgtaatagttttatttgaattcattaatttgtatttgctGTATTAGTATTAGTTGAAAAGTTAACTAAACAATCACTGGATCTAGCCACAGATacaatagaatattttgtCGTTTTTTGTCTTCATGGTCAATAAGCTACGGACCCACGTTTGATCGTTCTATCTGAAGATGAAGAACTAGTCACTTCAAGTGACATTTTGAAGAGCATGCATGCTTTTTCCGAATTCCTGCTATCTGTTAGTAAGGCGAAGGAGTCTACACCAATTAGGAAAAGTTGAATTGAAGTGTttctaaaattgttaattatattttgtataacaaattattacaacTAGATTTGTTTAAGAAACGACCTCTTGGCTGATTGAAATTATGATTTCTAacttactatataataaatacatttttactgtATTGGATTTGGTGTTATCTGatttatcctactaatatcataaaggcgaaagtttgtgaggatgtatgtgtgtatttttgtataacaaaatataatcatcCATTGTAATGGCTTCTATGCATCGCGAGCATTGCGAGGTTTGTATGTGATCATTAACTTACAGTTATAGGACAAAAAAAGAGTTGCTAAGAAGTAGAGGAAACCAACCTCCGCTTCGCAGCAGAGTGCACCGCAAACTGCATTCATATATTTCCTGTTTATGACAAccttataaaacaatttgacTCTTGGTTGACTGATTTGCATAGATTTGTTTAAGAAACGACCTCTTGGCTGATTGAAATTATGATTTCTAacttactatataataaatacatttttactgtATTGGATTTGGTGTTATCTGatttatcctactaatatcataaaggcgaaagtttgtgaggatgtatgtgtgtatttttgttactatttcacgcgaaatctactgaacggattgttacgaaatttggtacacgagtaattccgaaattcccacgggagcaaagcggAGCGTAGATAGTTTTATCATAAATAGCTAGTCATACTTATCATTAACTTAAATGAATCTGAAAAACCGCCatttacaacattaaaattatcaaaaacaaacacaGTAGCGAAGCCGATACCtatctttaattatatttatttatatttatttaaatatattaggacaaatcacagagattgagatagccccaaattaagttcgagacttgtgttatgggatactaactcaacgatactatattttataacaaatacatatatatatatatagataaacatccaagacccgggccagaaaaagatcattttccatcatgacccgaccggggatgggatccgggacttctcggttcagaggcaagcactttaccactgcgccgctgaggtcgtcaaatattaGTAATTTCGGATAATAAAGCACTCATACACATGAAATTTAAACATGCGACCATTGAATGGCAGTAACACTTGAATAAACATCTGCCGAGACAAAAcgtatataggtacttacgcTATCCGTCTATCATTGTCATTATGACATTTCAATTATAGGTAAAAtaatctgagcgttttccggttgtttcctcagccgttaacCGTTGGGCGTAGAGTTCGCTTCCCTACTTTCTTTTCACTTTGTTTTGTCTTCGATAGTCAATTGTTGGAGTACGGACTCGCATATATTATTCGCGTAATCAAGTTTGGGTTTGGCACCACCTGTGACTATctctatgaaaattataattctgtTTTGTTCTATATGTTTATCATAGTAGGCTCTGTCAACCAAGTAAgatgtgataataatattttacggTGAAAACAATCAAAACCTTCTGTATCACACTGGTGTGACTGTAAGGAAAAAATCTTCTGTGTCACACTGGTGTGACTGTAAGGAAAAAATCTTCTGTGTCACACTGGTGTGACTGTAAGGAAGAAAATCTTCTATGTCACACTGGTGTGATTGTAAGGAAAAAATCTTCTGTGTCACACTGGTGTGACTGTAAGGAAAAAATCTTCTGTGTCACACTGGTGTGACTGTaaggaaaataaatcttcTGTGTCACACTGGTGTGACTGTAAGGAAAAAAATCTTCTGTGTCACATTGGTGTGACTGTAAGGAAAAAATTGTTCTGTGTCATACTGGTGTGACTAACTGGTGTGACAGCGAGTCGGCtctcacaattttttttgttcttgtctttgaaaatgtttatggtgtttcaaaataatttgcattattttaacAAGGAGGTGATGGATGGATGACGAAAAAATGAATTgacgtaaatattttgtttatcacGTCACGATCCCTTtatcttacttttttatttatgtacaaaacatCTTAATAGATCTATAGAATATATATCTTCTTCCAGTCTATtcagtaaataatgtaatttcgAATTAATGAATGTATgacatctatattttattaatcgacgacctcggtggcgcagtggtaaagtgctttcctctgaactgagaggtcccgcgttcgatccccggtcgggtcatggtggaaaatgatgtttttctgattgatccgggtcttggatgtttatttatatatgtatttgttataaaaatatagtaccgttgagttagtatctcataacacaagtctcgattTTACTTTAgcgctagctcaatctgtgtgatttgtcctaatatgtatttatttatttattaatagcaGATTGCagtaaaattaagtataaagATGGAATTGTCtagaaaatcaattaaaactattttcagtCCTTTCTATTCTTGAAACCGTAGAAATAAGAGctaatttacaatgaattcaGGCAGCTCAGCTGTTTTTTGTGCGTTCTTCCatttatatgcaaaatatgtaaattttaaatttacaatattgtaattgaaaaagacaaatagttttattactgGCTGAAAAAACACAGATGTTTTTTTagtcttttaataaaatccttattttatttaattaattttgtagg
This genomic stretch from Plodia interpunctella isolate USDA-ARS_2022_Savannah chromosome 16, ilPloInte3.2, whole genome shotgun sequence harbors:
- the LOC128676798 gene encoding uncharacterized transmembrane protein DDB_G0289901-like isoform X2, with product MKLSIVFAVVVCALAHGAKAGETEDINYNNGPTETETITRTSSNSGSRSSSSFESSSRSSESYLNAQVNAYNINQNINEQIAQQQREQDEQNKNIQEENDRIFEENRRKSLRGFKSESTSESSSSSSQSFESEAQSQIIRENSDRIYEENRERSLGVSNSQSSSEISSSSSNQSFESDAQSQIIREEADRIYEENREKSLGIYGSSSGSQSSSESSSESQASSGSSSGSQSSSGSSSGSQSSSGSSSGSQASSGSSSGSQSSSESSSESQSSSGSSSESQSSSGSSSGSQSTIGSSSESQSSSGSSSGSQLSNGSSSGSQASSGSSSGSQSSNGSSSGSQSSSGSSSGSQASSGSSSESQSSSGLSNGGQSSSGSSSGSQSSSGSSSGSQSSSGLSSISQSISGSSNGSQSSSGSSSGSQSSSGLSNGGQLSSGSSSGSQSSSGSSSGSQSTSGSSSGSQTSSGSSSGSQASSGSSSGSQSSNGSSSGSQSSSGSSSGSQSSNGSSSGSQSSSGLSSISQSSNGSSSGSQSSSGSSSGSQSSSGLSNGGQSSSGSSSGSQSSSGSSSGSQSTSGSSSGSQTSSGSSSGSQTSSGSSSGSQSSNGSSSGSQSSSGSSSGSQSSNGSSSGSQSSSGSSSGSQSSNGSSSGSQSSSGSSSGSQLSNGSSSGSQSSSGSSSGSQSSNESSSGSQSSSGSSSGSQSSSGSSSGSQSSNGSSSGSQSSSGSSSGSQSSNGSSSGSQSSSGSSSGSQLSNGSSSGSQSSSGSSSGSQSSNESSSGSQWSSGSSSESQSSNGSSSGSQLSNGSSSGSQSSSGSSSGSQSSNESSSGSQSSSGSSSGSQASSGSSSGSQSSSGSSSGSQLSNGSSSGSQSSSGSSSGSQSSNGSSSGSQSSSGSSSGSQASSGLSNGGQSSSGSSSGSQSLSGSSSGSQSSSGSSSGSQSSNGSSSGSQSSSGSSSGSQSSNGSSSGSQSSSGSSSGSQLSNGSSSGSQSSSGSSSGSQSSNGSSSGSQSSSGSSSGSQLSSGLSNGGQSSSGSSSGSQSLSGSSSGSQSSSGLSSISQSSNGSSSGSQSSSGSSSGSQSSSGLSNGGQSSSGSSSGSQSSSGSSSGSQSSNGSSSGSQSSSGSSSGSQSSSGSSSGSQSSSGSSSGSQSSSGSSSGSQSSSGLSSISQSSNGSSSGSQSSSGSSSGSQSSSGLSNGGQSSSGSSSISQSSNGSSSGSQSSSGSSSGSQSSSGSSSGSQASSGSSSGSQSSSGLSNGGQSSSGSSSGTQSSSGSSSGSQSSSGSSSGSQSSSGSSSGNQSSSGSSSGSQVSSGSFSGSQASSGSSNGSQSSSGLSNGGQSSSGSSSGSQSSSGSSSGSQSSSGSSSGNQSSSGLSNGGQSSSGLSNGGQSSSGLSNGGQSSSGSSSGSQSSSGLSGNNGSTSSNSGSSSQSSSSLLPNQPGRPIIVQPGGPIQPVSWSSNGSQSSSSSQASSVTSEQQSSSSSGISSQSSSSSNSNQPGGPIIVQPGVPIQPVTGSSDSLSSSQSSSNSQTSGQQSLSSSGSNSQSSSSSSSNQPRRPIIVQQEGPIVQPEGPSGPIQAGGPIQPGGPIQAGGPIQPGGPIQPGGPIQPGGPIQPGGPIQPGGPIQPGGPIQPGGPIQPGGSIQPGGPIQPGGPIQPGGPIQPGGPIQPLTGSSGAQSLSSSQTSQLSGQQLSSSSGSDSQSSSYSTSNQGRPIQPIYTRPEYATSSSQSQSSSDAQSNTYLYGQPEQPGYPGPGQSGSSSGSSSQSQSNAQSSSTDVIDRRGRYDLNKPRGIETDMNLNTLFINDGTKDGRCYCSCGVNRRPIFLSVEPNQLGL
- the LOC128676798 gene encoding uncharacterized transmembrane protein DDB_G0289901-like isoform X4 is translated as MKLSIVFAVVVCALAHGAKAGETEDINYNNGPTETETITRTSSNSGSRSSSSFESSSRSSESYLNAQVNAYNINQNINEQIAQQQREQDEQNKNIQEENDRIFEENRRKSLRGFKSESTSESSSSSSQSFESEAQSQIIRENSDRIYEENRERSLGVSNSQSSSEISSSSSNQSFESDAQSQIIREEADRIYEENREKSLGIYGSSSGSQSSSESSSESQASSGSSSGSQSSSGSSSGSQSSSGSSSGSQASSGSSSGSQSSSESSSESQSSSGSSSESQSSSGSSSGSQSTIGSSSESQSSSGSSSGSQLSNGSSSGSQASSGSSSGSQSSNGSSSGSQSSSGSSSGSQASSGSSSESQSSSGLSNGGQSSSGSSSGSQSSSGSSSGSQSSSGLSSISQSISGSSNGSQSSSGSSSGSQSSSGLSNGGQLSSGSSSGSQSSSGSSSGSQSTSGSSSGSQTSSGSSSGSQASSGSSSGSQSSNGSSSGSQSSSGSSSGSQSSNGSSSGSQSSSGLSSISQSSNGSSSGSQSSSGSSSGSQSSSGLSNGGQSSSGSSSGSQSSSGSSSGSQSTSGSSSGSQTSSGSSSGSQTSSGSSSGSQSSNGSSSGSQSSSGSSSGSQSSNGSSSGSQSSSGSSSGSQSSNGSSSGSQSSSGSSSGSQLSNGSSSGSQSSSGSSSGSQSSNESSSGSQSSSGSSSGSQSSSGSSSGSQSSNGSSSGSQSSSGSSSGSQSSNGSSSGSQSSSGSSSGSQLSNGSSSGSQSSSGSSSGSQSSNESSSGSQWSSGSSSESQSSNGSSSGSQLSNGSSSGSQSSSGSSSGSQSSNESSSGSQSSSGSSSGSQASSGSSSGSQSSSGSSSGSQLSNGSSSGSQSSSGSSSGSQSSNGSSSGSQSSSGSSSGSQASSGLSNGGQSSSGSSSGSQSLSGSSSGSQSSSGSSSGSQSSNGSSSGSQSSSGSSSGSQSSNGSSSGSQSSSGSSSGSQLSNGSSSGSQSSSGSSSGSQSSNGSSSGSQSSSGSSSGSQLSSGLSNGGQSSSGSSSGSQSLSGSSSGSQSSSGLSSISQSSNGSSSGSQSSSGSSSGSQSSSGLSNGGQSSSGSSSGSQSSSGSSSGSQSSNGSSSGSQSSSGSSSGSQSSSGSSSGSQSSSGSSSGSQSSSGSSSGSQSSSGLSSISQSSNGSSSGSQSSSGSSSGSQSSSGLSNGGQSSSGSSSISQSSNGSSSGSQSSSGSSSGSQSSSGSSSGSQASSGSSSGSQSSSGLSNGGQSSSGSSSGTQSSSGSSSGSQSSSGSSSGSQSSSGSSSGNQSSSGSSSGSQVSSGSFSGSQASSGSSNGSQSSSGLSNGGQSSSGSSSGSQSSSGSSSGSQSSSGSSSGNQSSSGLSNGGQSSSGLSNGGQSSSGLSNGGQSSSGSSSGSQSSSGLSGNNGSTSSNSGSSSQSSSSLLPNQPGRPIIVQPGGPIQPVSWSSNGSQSSSSSQASSVTSEQQSSSSSGISSQSSSSSNSNQPGGPIIVQPGVPIQPVTGSSDSLSSSQSSSNSQTSGQQSLSSSGSNSQSSSSSSSNQPRRPIIVQPGGPIQPGGPIQPGGPIQPGGPIQPGGPIQPGGPIQPGGPIQPGGSIQPGGPIQPGGPIQPGGPIQPGGPIQPLTGSSGAQSLSSSQTSQLSGQQLSSSSGSDSQSSSYSTSNQGRPIQPIYTRPEYATSSSQSQSSSDAQSNTYLYGQPEQPGYPGPGQSGSSSGSSSQSQSNAQSSSTDVIDRRGRYDLNKPRGIETDMNLNTLFINDGTKDGRCYCSCGVNRRPIFLSVEPNQLGL